One region of Spiroplasma endosymbiont of Asaphidion curtum genomic DNA includes:
- a CDS encoding MSC_0882 family membrane protein has translation MSWKEKIRDKFFNKVEQKRLNDNKLKAEQLDPYFPYERKQKQSDIPRVINRYEFTVDDKKYFNSGIKESTSYYEENYNLPKARIYTPKNDYSREFGGKPYQQNATTITSYQYPQQPILDSSPNDFLEDNHNDYSPTLYQKSYQEPYLSYNEPEAQELSYRSLSLKTIPKEIANEVRSEKYRLVLTMIIGFLGIISSSIPLILWFLKHQNIVIDNENLIPHPTLMIPLCIVSLGLFFISLFDWIKIKKEVEGYLKKAKLGNNVIPNFIIANYRKMHIRSIIINWVAFPLYIIGAMVIAILYGLSGAIQPKIFGFLILDMTIRDLTTEIIILTGILFALFFLQVLNIIFVRKRKANIIGFYGYEIINPYEMYELKRAINRRCLWIWLTIIAIIFFVIAIPIWLLRRKKIKVTSS, from the coding sequence ATGTCATGAAAAGAAAAAATAAGGGATAAGTTTTTTAATAAAGTAGAACAAAAGCGACTTAATGATAATAAATTAAAGGCAGAGCAACTTGATCCATATTTTCCTTATGAAAGAAAACAAAAGCAAAGTGATATTCCCCGAGTAATTAATCGTTATGAATTTACAGTTGATGATAAAAAATATTTTAATTCTGGTATTAAAGAGTCAACATCATATTATGAAGAAAATTATAATTTACCAAAAGCAAGAATTTATACCCCTAAAAATGATTATAGTCGTGAATTTGGTGGCAAACCATACCAACAAAATGCGACAACAATAACCTCTTATCAATATCCACAACAACCAATCTTAGATTCATCACCTAATGATTTTTTAGAAGATAATCATAATGATTATAGTCCAACATTATATCAAAAATCATATCAAGAACCATATTTATCTTATAATGAACCAGAAGCACAAGAATTATCTTATCGTTCGTTAAGTTTAAAAACTATTCCTAAGGAAATTGCTAATGAGGTTCGTAGTGAAAAATATCGTTTGGTTTTAACAATGATTATTGGTTTTTTAGGAATAATCTCTTCTTCAATACCATTAATTTTATGATTTTTAAAGCACCAAAATATTGTTATTGACAATGAAAATTTAATTCCTCATCCAACTTTAATGATACCGTTATGTATTGTGTCATTAGGTTTATTTTTTATTTCTTTGTTTGATTGAATTAAAATTAAAAAAGAAGTGGAAGGATATTTAAAAAAAGCTAAATTAGGAAATAATGTTATTCCTAATTTTATTATCGCTAATTATCGAAAAATGCATATTCGTAGTATTATTATTAATTGAGTAGCTTTTCCTTTGTATATTATTGGTGCTATGGTCATTGCTATTCTTTATGGATTATCAGGAGCAATCCAACCAAAAATTTTTGGTTTTTTAATTTTAGATATGACGATTAGAGATTTAACAACAGAAATTATTATTTTAACAGGAATATTATTTGCCTTGTTTTTTTTACAAGTATTAAATATTATTTTTGTTCGTAAAAGAAAAGCTAATATTATTGGTTTTTATGGTTATGAAATTATTAATCCATATGAAATGTATGAATTAAAGCGAGCAATAAATCGTCGCTGTTTATGAATTTGATTAACAATTATTGCGATTATATTTTTTGTTATTGCGATTCCGATTTGATTATTACGAAGAAAAAAAATTAAGGTTACTTCAAGTTAA
- a CDS encoding transposase family protein gives MQIILISNARSLFNNKIISVDFCYGSIHDYKLFLKSNTLINPKLELIADSGYQGLQNVDKNTLLPIKKSKNNPLNPDKKEYNSFLSKVRIAIEHVFARLKRFKILVYRYRNKIRRFGLRFNLISRIYNFELS, from the coding sequence TTACAAATTATTTTAATAAGTAATGCAAGAAGTCTATTTAACAATAAAATTATTTCAGTAGATTTTTGTTATGGCAGTATTCATGATTATAAGTTATTTTTAAAATCAAATACACTTATAAATCCAAAATTAGAATTAATTGCTGATTCAGGATATCAAGGTTTGCAAAATGTTGATAAAAATACATTATTGCCAATTAAAAAGAGTAAAAATAATCCTTTAAATCCAGATAAAAAGGAATATAATAGCTTTTTAAGTAAAGTTAGAATTGCCATTGAACATGTTTTTGCTAGATTAAAAAGATTTAAAATACTAGTTTATCGTTATCGCAATAAGATTAGAAGATTTGGATTACGATTTAACTTAATTTCAAGAATATATAATTTTGAATTAAGCTAG
- a CDS encoding aldo/keto reductase — protein MKYHDFLPESCEQIAHEYNKTIQQLFLRWAYQHQSLIIPKSMHKTRIIENSAIDDFKISDEHMKWIDSLPQSRKGSAPNNFDFRN, from the coding sequence ATGAAATATCATGATTTTTTACCAGAAAGTTGTGAACAGATTGCTCATGAATATAATAAAACAATTCAACAATTATTTTTACGATGAGCTTATCAACATCAAAGTTTAATAATTCCAAAGTCAATGCATAAGACGCGGATTATTGAAAATAGTGCGATTGATGATTTTAAAATTAGTGATGAACATATGAAGTGAATTGATAGTTTACCACAATCACGAAAAGGTTCTGCTCCTAATAATTTTGATTTTAGAAATTAG
- a CDS encoding aldo/keto reductase — MLEALNQGYRHIDTAKIYGNEEIVGQAIKESNISRSEIFVTTKLWGNELTKEQYLQEIDNSLEKLGLEFVDLFLMHWPWNNRKIAWEVLEEIYT; from the coding sequence ATTTTAGAAGCCTTAAATCAGGGTTATCGCCATATTGATACGGCTAAAATTTATGGGAATGAAGAAATCGTTGGTCAAGCAATTAAAGAAAGTAATATTTCTCGCAGTGAAATTTTTGTTACAACGAAACTTTGAGGTAATGAATTAACAAAAGAACAGTATTTACAAGAGATTGATAACTCGTTAGAAAAATTAGGTTTGGAATTTGTTGATTTATTTTTAATGCATTGACCATGAAATAATCGCAAAATTGCTTGAGAAGTATTAGAAGAAATATATACTTAA
- a CDS encoding MBL fold metallo-hydrolase: MLAVGNGLSTIITNSQYKNRAVMFDTGIGGNPRDWWKDEYAKSNFVANYLKELGINQLDAIFISHDHSDHDHTSNLETIVSNFTVKNIYGSHSFFERYQDKTSKKWPQQWADLGISPQDIKPNYKALGLSFDNLTYKIYDFINKDAINDENNQSLVLSFAYQNHRFLLTGDTEKKVEQELMPNCKVKCN; encoded by the coding sequence ATGTTAGCAGTTGGTAATGGTTTATCAACGATTATAACTAATTCGCAATATAAAAATCGAGCAGTAATGTTTGATACTGGTATTGGTGGTAATCCTAGAGATTGATGAAAAGATGAATATGCAAAAAGTAATTTTGTTGCTAATTATTTAAAGGAACTAGGAATTAATCAATTAGATGCAATCTTTATTTCTCACGATCATAGTGACCATGACCATACAAGTAATTTAGAAACGATTGTTAGTAACTTTACTGTTAAAAATATTTATGGTAGTCATTCATTTTTTGAACGCTATCAGGATAAAACAAGTAAAAAATGACCACAACAATGAGCAGATTTAGGTATTAGTCCTCAAGATATTAAACCAAATTATAAGGCATTAGGTTTATCATTTGATAATTTAACTTATAAAATTTATGATTTTATTAATAAAGATGCAATTAATGATGAAAATAATCAAAGTTTAGTGTTATCTTTTGCTTATCAAAATCATCGGTTTTTATTAACAGGCGATACCGAAAAGAAAGTAGAACAAGAATTAATGCCAAATTGTAAAGTTAAGTGCAACTAA
- a CDS encoding transposase family protein produces MKFDKFNFINDKELLRLTGIKQSTFNKMLNILKEAELKKFKRGGKNNKLSLENRLLMTLSYWREYRTYFHLGKSFDISEASCYRNIKWIEDILIKHPDFQQLAGKKALINDYFNDKTIIIDATETPIQRPKKDKNNLIQEKRKNTLLKHK; encoded by the coding sequence ATGAAATTTGATAAATTTAATTTTATTAATGATAAAGAATTATTACGATTAACTGGAATAAAGCAAAGTACTTTTAATAAAATGTTAAATATTTTAAAAGAAGCTGAGTTAAAAAAGTTTAAAAGAGGTGGTAAAAATAATAAATTATCATTAGAAAATAGATTATTGATGACTTTATCATATTGACGAGAATATCGTACTTATTTTCATCTTGGTAAAAGTTTTGATATTAGTGAAGCTAGTTGTTATCGAAATATCAAGTGAATTGAAGATATTTTAATCAAACATCCTGATTTTCAACAACTTGCTGGTAAAAAAGCATTAATAAATGATTATTTTAATGATAAAACAATTATTATTGATGCTACAGAAACACCCATTCAACGCCCAAAAAAAGACAAAAACAATCTTATTCAGGAAAAAAGAAAAAACACACTATTAAAACACAAGTAA
- a CDS encoding IS30 family transposase: MGYKHLGIYERIYIENQLKFKVKISEIAKNLNRSISTIIREVNRNKDSNHYFSLIAQNKAENRKQSHVYFHKFKNRELVKYVQQKLLLGWSPEQIYGRIKNFHKEWIISFKTIYNWIYSGLLEKVTNKNLRRKGKKRKSQENRGKFNGKSIKERNINVNNRITVGHWEGDTVVSSRGKSKSCLITLVERTSRFTLAMLVENRTTKVVNENISHYLSILPNNLVKTITFDRGKEFSNWQQLEKNLNVKIYFANAYSPWQRGTNENTNGLIREKFPKKFNFSNTTKNAVHKFILSLNQRPRKILNYLSPIEYLVRKII; this comes from the coding sequence ATGGGTTACAAACATCTTGGCATATATGAAAGAATTTATATTGAGAATCAATTGAAGTTTAAAGTAAAAATTAGTGAAATAGCTAAAAATCTTAATCGAAGTATTAGTACTATTATTCGAGAAGTCAATAGAAATAAAGATAGTAATCATTATTTTTCATTAATTGCACAAAATAAAGCAGAAAACAGAAAACAATCACATGTTTATTTTCATAAGTTTAAAAATAGAGAATTAGTAAAATATGTACAACAAAAATTACTATTAGGTTGATCGCCTGAACAAATTTATGGCAGAATTAAAAATTTTCATAAAGAATGAATTATTAGTTTTAAAACAATTTACAATTGAATTTATTCTGGATTACTTGAAAAAGTTACTAATAAAAATTTAAGAAGAAAAGGTAAGAAACGAAAATCTCAAGAAAATCGCGGTAAATTTAATGGTAAATCAATTAAAGAACGAAATATTAATGTTAATAATCGTATAACTGTTGGTCATTGAGAAGGTGATACTGTAGTATCATCACGAGGTAAAAGTAAATCATGTTTAATAACTTTAGTTGAAAGAACATCAAGATTTACTTTAGCAATGTTAGTTGAAAATAGAACTACTAAAGTTGTTAACGAAAACATTAGCCATTATTTATCAATTCTTCCAAATAATCTTGTTAAGACTATAACATTTGATAGGGGTAAAGAATTTTCTAATTGACAACAACTTGAAAAAAATTTAAATGTGAAAATTTATTTTGCTAATGCGTATTCGCCTTGACAAAGAGGTACTAATGAAAATACTAATGGTTTAATTAGAGAAAAATTTCCTAAAAAATTTAATTTTTCAAATACTACTAAAAATGCAGTTCATAAATTTATATTGTCTTTAAACCAAAGACCAAGAAAAATACTAAATTATCTTTCACCAATCGAATATTTGGTTAGAAAAATAATTTAG
- a CDS encoding transposase family protein, with translation MLDKYKDENEFYSLIGIKYKTFMKMVEILKEAEAKQKQIGGRPNKLSIEQRLLMTLEYWKEYSTYRIIAKKYNISHVSCIRNIFWVENTLIKNSHFHIPGKKILLENKGTNNNLLAIDATEIPIERIKKN, from the coding sequence ATGTTAGATAAATACAAAGACGAAAATGAATTTTATAGTCTAATAGGCATAAAATATAAAACTTTCATGAAAATGGTAGAAATTTTAAAAGAAGCTGAAGCTAAACAAAAACAAATTGGTGGTAGACCAAATAAATTATCAATAGAGCAAAGATTACTTATGACTTTAGAATATTGAAAAGAATATAGTACATATCGTATTATTGCAAAAAAATATAATATTAGTCATGTTAGTTGTATTCGTAATATCTTTTGAGTTGAAAATACTCTAATAAAAAATAGTCACTTTCATATACCTGGCAAAAAGATATTATTGGAAAATAAGGGTACTAATAATAATTTATTAGCAATTGATGCTACAGAAATTCCAATTGAAAGAATTAAAAAAAACTAA
- a CDS encoding helix-turn-helix domain-containing protein: MGYKHLGIYERIYIENQLKFKVKISEIAKNLNRSISTIIREVNRNKDSNHYFSLIAQNKAENRKQSHVYFHKFKNRELVKYVQQKLLLGWSPEQIYGRIKNFHKE; the protein is encoded by the coding sequence ATGGGTTACAAACATCTTGGCATATATGAAAGAATTTATATTGAGAATCAATTGAAGTTTAAAGTAAAAATTAGTGAAATAGCTAAAAATCTTAATCGAAGTATTAGTACTATTATTCGAGAAGTCAATAGAAATAAAGATAGTAATCATTATTTTTCATTAATTGCACAAAATAAAGCAGAAAACAGAAAACAATCACATGTTTATTTTCATAAGTTTAAAAATAGAGAATTAGTAAAATATGTACAACAAAAATTACTATTAGGTTGATCGCCTGAACAAATTTATGGCAGAATTAAAAATTTTCATAAAGAATAG
- a CDS encoding IS5 family transposase (programmed frameshift): MKFDKFNFINDKELLRLTGIKQSTFNKMLNILKEAELKKFKRGGKNNKLSLENRLLMILSYWREYRTYFHLGKSFDISEASCYRNIKWIEDILIKHPDFQQLAGKKALINDYFNDKTIIIDATETPIQRPKKGQKQSYSGKKKKHTIKTQVIIEKESKIIIATNFSLGKKHDFCLFKESKISILKNTKLIVDNGYQGIQKIHSNVLIPKKKTKKNPLNKEQKHNNKLISKMRIIIENIFAILKKFKIITEKYRNRRKRFSLRFNLIASIYNLQL, from the exons ATGAAATTTGATAAATTTAATTTTATTAATGATAAAGAATTATTACGATTAACTGGAATAAAGCAAAGTACTTTTAATAAAATGTTAAATATTTTAAAAGAAGCTGAGTTAAAAAAGTTTAAAAGAGGTGGTAAAAATAATAAATTATCATTAGAAAATAGATTATTGATGATTTTATCATATTGACGAGAATATCGTACTTATTTTCATCTTGGTAAAAGTTTTGATATTAGTGAAGCTAGTTGTTATCGAAATATCAAGTGAATTGAAGATATTTTAATCAAACATCCTGATTTTCAACAACTTGCTGGTAAAAAAGCATTAATAAATGATTATTTTAATGATAAAACAATTATTATTGATGCTACAGAAACACCCATTCAACGCCCAAAAAAAG GACAAAAACAATCTTATTCAGGAAAAAAGAAAAAACACACTATTAAAACACAAGTAATTATTGAAAAAGAAAGCAAAATAATTATTGCAACAAATTTTTCTCTCGGTAAAAAGCATGATTTTTGTTTATTTAAAGAATCAAAAATCTCAATTTTAAAAAATACTAAATTAATAGTTGATAATGGTTATCAAGGAATACAAAAAATTCATAGTAATGTTCTAATACCTAAGAAAAAAACAAAGAAAAACCCTTTAAATAAAGAACAAAAACATAATAATAAATTAATTTCAAAAATGAGAATTATTATTGAAAATATTTTTGCTATTCTTAAAAAATTTAAAATTATTACTGAAAAATATCGTAATCGTAGAAAACGATTTAGTTTAAGATTTAATTTAATTGCTTCAATTTATAATTTGCAATTATAG
- a CDS encoding IS5 family transposase (programmed frameshift): MKFDKFNFINDKELLRLTGIKQSTFNKMLNILKEAELKKFKRGGKNNKLSLKNRLLMTLSYWREYRTYFHLGKSFDISEASCYRNIKWIEDILIKHPDFQQLAGKKALINDYFNDKTIIIDATETPIQRPKKGQKQSYSGKKKKHTIKTQVIIEKESKIIIATNFFLGKKHDFCLFKESKIPILKNTKLIVDNGYQGIQKIHSNVLIPKKKTKKNPLNKEQKHNNKLISKMRIIIENIFAILKKFKIITEKYRNRRKRFSLRFNLIASIYNLQL; encoded by the exons ATGAAATTTGATAAATTTAATTTTATTAATGATAAAGAATTATTACGATTAACTGGAATAAAGCAAAGTACTTTTAATAAAATGTTAAATATTTTAAAAGAAGCTGAGTTAAAAAAGTTTAAAAGAGGTGGCAAAAATAATAAATTATCATTAAAAAATAGATTATTGATGACTTTATCATATTGACGAGAATATCGTACTTATTTTCATCTTGGTAAAAGTTTTGATATTAGTGAAGCTAGTTGTTATCGAAATATCAAGTGAATTGAAGATATTTTAATCAAACATCCTGATTTTCAACAACTTGCTGGTAAAAAAGCATTAATAAATGATTATTTTAATGATAAAACAATTATTATTGATGCTACAGAAACACCCATTCAACGCCCAAAAAAAG GACAAAAACAATCTTATTCAGGAAAAAAGAAAAAACACACTATTAAAACACAAGTAATTATTGAAAAAGAAAGCAAAATAATTATTGCAACAAATTTTTTTCTCGGTAAAAAGCATGATTTTTGTTTATTTAAAGAATCAAAAATCCCAATTTTAAAAAATACTAAATTAATAGTTGATAATGGTTATCAAGGAATACAAAAAATTCATAGTAATGTTCTAATACCTAAGAAAAAAACAAAGAAAAACCCTTTAAATAAAGAACAAAAACATAATAATAAATTAATTTCAAAAATGAGAATTATTATTGAAAATATTTTTGCTATTCTTAAAAAATTTAAAATTATTACTGAAAAATATCGTAATCGTAGAAAACGATTTAGTTTAAGATTTAATTTAATTGCTTCAATTTATAATTTGCAATTATAG
- a CDS encoding IS5 family transposase (programmed frameshift), translating to MKFDKFNFINDKELLRLTGIKQSTFNKMLNILKEAELKKFKRGGKNNKLSLENRLLMTLSYWREYRTYFHLGKSFDISEASCYRNIKWIEDILIKHPDFQQLAGKKALINDYFNDKTIIIDATETPIQRPKKGQKQSYSGKKKKHTIKTQVIIEKESKIIIATNFSLGKKHDFCLFKESKIPILKNTKLIVDNGYQGIQKIHSNVLIPKKKTKKNPLNKEQKHNNKLISKMRIIIENIFAILKKFKIITEKYRNRRKRFSLRFNLIASIYNLQL from the exons ATGAAATTTGATAAATTTAATTTTATTAATGATAAAGAATTATTACGATTAACTGGAATAAAGCAAAGTACTTTTAATAAAATGTTAAATATTTTAAAAGAAGCTGAGTTAAAAAAGTTTAAAAGAGGTGGTAAAAATAATAAATTATCATTAGAAAATAGATTATTGATGACTTTATCATATTGACGAGAATATCGTACTTATTTTCATCTTGGTAAAAGTTTTGATATTAGTGAAGCTAGTTGTTATCGAAATATCAAGTGAATTGAAGATATTTTAATCAAACATCCTGATTTTCAACAACTTGCTGGTAAAAAAGCATTAATAAATGATTATTTTAATGATAAAACAATTATTATTGATGCTACAGAAACACCCATTCAACGCCCAAAAAAAG GACAAAAACAATCTTATTCAGGAAAAAAGAAAAAACACACTATTAAAACACAAGTAATTATTGAAAAAGAAAGCAAAATAATTATTGCAACAAATTTTTCTCTCGGTAAAAAGCATGATTTTTGTTTATTTAAAGAATCAAAAATCCCAATTTTAAAAAATACTAAATTAATAGTTGATAATGGTTATCAAGGAATACAAAAAATTCATAGTAATGTTCTAATACCTAAGAAAAAAACAAAGAAAAACCCTTTAAATAAAGAACAAAAACATAATAATAAATTAATTTCAAAAATGAGAATTATTATTGAAAATATTTTTGCTATTCTTAAAAAATTTAAAATTATTACTGAAAAATATCGTAATCGTAGAAAACGATTTAGTTTAAGATTTAATTTAATTGCTTCAATTTATAATTTGCAATTATAG
- a CDS encoding DEAD/DEAH box helicase family protein, producing the protein MKEKGYYDLLLKLGETINEDYIVKNLNDEKNAIKDIDKYLLKQFNNILSIKLQEYKTVDDKLKFLNQTIGIYSEQSELSNNVLLQIGNDLQQKVSYHQEIRLIDNHLFTNENEQELINQLNKEIKTADSVYFIYPFISKGIINKIRNSFVYAEQHNIMINFITTTFDDVALFVNLYELENLVNTYRNILIRVEDNTEKRSERIHIKAAIFKRKSGFSTAIVGSSNLTYKGMMRGREWNIKISEFSNSHLYYHLFREYEKIWNDNLVNFNNVYEREALLARINNNRLHIKAQSEGMVTRKYSMYEFQQKIVNRLQYRRKINKNKHLVIMATGTGKTIISAFDYLNQIKENNNNRPRLLFLAHQREIIDQAILTFRNVLQDNKFGCVFYENQTLDNTNYLFATVQSVFRNLKKFLPNQFDVIIFDEAHHIAAKSFATIFNYFQSKQVIGLTATPEREDNKLITPYFDNEFAYELRLWDAINQRLLSPFDYYCIDDISSNLVGVDLNNDLELFKKLNTSERNKLLFSVINNYIGIYAQPFCLVFCITTTHAKIVANFLQKEGLKAAYLTNEVSQERTTIINNFKKGKINYLCVVNMFNEGIDVPQIDTIIMLRPTSSKTVYLQQLGRGLRKTDTKNKLEVYDLIANVDKKYDITVGIKNLYNSHLERNKASLDGNNGLPYGCTITLEKRSQKVILENLQKWYEDKKRIHLVIKYYYGIYGADGLVKVLQDYELTLCEFYNFLNDFYLKICQGIKVYASGINDSNRNKNVLKQFLFLNDYHLINYFYQRLLKNINNEAINYEYDNLLICSLLYEVTSMKAFLKVFPNYLLIDDLVAEFINHNKLIVNELVMILKYKLENETLLVNEHNFLLYPLLAYESIFTVRQALCAIRRVNFIKQLGKLRIIAFQAGHLTFDQTKAVIFADVAGSKYGKKTKYDATTKQYWWSIPEDKTMQSKLINDLQDLKIAKFLFLDNKINHNLPNLYLKLYNFIGLGKYIDCVQEDYITVKFLIE; encoded by the coding sequence ATGAAAGAAAAAGGTTATTATGATTTATTATTAAAATTAGGTGAAACAATTAATGAAGATTATATTGTTAAAAATCTTAATGATGAAAAAAATGCTATTAAAGACATTGATAAATATTTATTGAAACAATTTAATAATATTTTAAGTATTAAATTGCAAGAATATAAAACAGTTGATGATAAATTAAAATTTTTAAATCAAACTATTGGTATTTATAGTGAACAATCAGAGTTATCTAATAATGTTTTATTACAAATTGGTAATGATTTGCAACAAAAAGTTAGTTATCATCAAGAAATTCGATTAATTGATAACCACTTATTTACTAATGAAAATGAACAAGAATTAATTAATCAACTTAATAAAGAAATTAAGACTGCTGATAGCGTTTATTTTATTTATCCTTTTATTTCTAAGGGAATTATTAATAAAATTAGAAATTCTTTTGTTTATGCTGAACAACATAATATTATGATTAATTTTATCACCACAACTTTTGATGATGTGGCATTATTTGTTAACTTGTATGAATTAGAAAATTTAGTTAATACTTATCGTAATATTTTAATTAGGGTAGAAGATAATACTGAAAAACGCAGTGAAAGAATTCATATTAAAGCAGCAATTTTTAAAAGAAAATCTGGTTTTTCAACAGCAATTGTTGGTTCATCTAATTTAACTTATAAAGGAATGATGCGTGGAAGAGAATGAAATATTAAGATTAGTGAATTTAGTAATTCTCATTTATATTATCATCTCTTTCGTGAATATGAAAAAATTTGAAATGATAATCTTGTTAATTTTAATAATGTTTATGAACGAGAAGCATTATTAGCAAGAATTAATAATAATCGTTTACATATTAAAGCTCAAAGTGAGGGAATGGTAACAAGAAAATATTCAATGTATGAATTTCAACAAAAAATTGTTAATCGTTTACAATATCGCCGAAAGATTAATAAAAATAAGCATTTGGTTATTATGGCTACCGGAACTGGAAAAACTATTATTAGTGCTTTTGACTATTTAAATCAAATTAAAGAAAATAATAATAATCGGCCACGATTATTATTTTTAGCTCATCAACGAGAAATTATTGATCAAGCAATATTAACTTTTCGTAATGTTTTACAAGATAATAAGTTTGGTTGTGTTTTTTATGAAAATCAAACATTAGATAATACTAATTATTTATTTGCTACTGTGCAATCGGTTTTTCGTAATTTAAAAAAGTTTTTACCGAATCAGTTTGATGTTATTATTTTTGATGAAGCCCATCATATTGCTGCTAAATCATTTGCAACAATTTTTAATTATTTTCAATCAAAACAAGTTATTGGTTTAACAGCAACTCCAGAACGAGAAGATAATAAGTTAATTACGCCGTACTTTGATAATGAATTTGCTTATGAATTAAGGTTATGAGATGCTATTAATCAACGCTTATTATCGCCATTTGACTATTATTGTATTGATGATATTAGTAGCAATCTTGTAGGTGTTGATTTAAATAATGATCTTGAATTGTTTAAGAAGTTGAATACTAGTGAGCGCAATAAATTATTATTTAGTGTGATTAATAATTATATTGGCATTTATGCCCAACCATTTTGTTTAGTATTTTGTATCACAACAACGCATGCTAAAATTGTTGCTAATTTTCTTCAAAAGGAAGGTTTAAAGGCTGCTTATTTAACTAATGAAGTATCACAAGAGCGAACAACAATTATTAACAATTTTAAAAAGGGTAAAATTAATTACTTGTGTGTTGTTAATATGTTTAATGAAGGTATTGATGTTCCACAAATTGATACAATTATAATGTTACGACCAACAAGTTCAAAAACTGTTTATTTACAACAATTAGGTCGTGGTTTAAGAAAAACTGATACTAAAAATAAGTTAGAAGTTTATGATTTAATTGCTAATGTTGATAAAAAATATGATATTACTGTGGGAATTAAAAATCTTTACAATTCTCATTTAGAAAGAAATAAAGCATCTTTAGATGGAAATAATGGTTTGCCTTATGGATGTACGATTACTTTAGAAAAACGCAGTCAAAAAGTTATTTTAGAAAATTTACAAAAATGATATGAAGATAAAAAGCGTATCCATTTAGTTATTAAATATTACTATGGAATTTATGGAGCAGATGGTTTAGTTAAGGTTTTACAAGATTATGAATTAACCTTATGTGAATTTTATAATTTTTTAAATGATTTTTATTTAAAAATTTGTCAAGGTATTAAAGTTTATGCAAGTGGCATTAATGATTCTAATCGTAATAAAAATGTTTTAAAACAATTTTTATTTCTTAATGATTATCATTTAATAAATTATTTTTATCAGCGATTGTTAAAAAATATTAATAATGAAGCAATTAATTATGAATATGATAATTTATTAATTTGTTCGCTTTTATATGAAGTAACTAGTATGAAGGCCTTTTTAAAAGTGTTTCCTAATTATTTATTGATTGATGATTTAGTAGCAGAATTTATTAATCATAATAAATTAATTGTTAATGAATTAGTAATGATATTGAAATATAAATTAGAAAATGAAACCTTATTAGTTAATGAACATAATTTTTTGTTGTATCCATTGTTAGCTTATGAATCAATATTTACTGTTCGTCAAGCCTTGTGTGCGATTCGTCGCGTAAATTTTATTAAGCAATTAGGTAAATTAAGAATTATTGCTTTTCAAGCGGGACATTTAACTTTTGATCAAACAAAAGCAGTTATTTTTGCTGATGTTGCTGGTAGTAAATATGGCAAGAAAACGAAATATGATGCTACAACTAAACAATATTGGTGGTCAATTCCTGAGGATAAAACAATGCAAAGTAAACTAATAAATGATTTGCAAGATTTAAAAATTGCTAAATTTTTATTTTTAGATAATAAAATTAATCACAATTTACCAAATTTATATTTAAAACTTTATAATTTTATTGGTCTGGGAAAATACATTGATTGTGTACAAGAAGATTACATTACTGTAAAGTTTTTGATAGAATAA